A stretch of the Notamacropus eugenii isolate mMacEug1 chromosome 2, mMacEug1.pri_v2, whole genome shotgun sequence genome encodes the following:
- the LOC140527556 gene encoding myomegalin-like, which translates to MAVSLLSSLYVKEALEKSMGSQNTQHSNLTPTYPSQGDKNCGLEEKIICRKAEIHQLLEQKRKAEGELKDLKAQLEEAGFSSVSHIRNTLLSVYLENVELKEQMAEAMSEARKMKEDKEKEENWLVEEARGVLKEDSQCAEVKNAHRKLQNANTMISLLRQQLVLNSKEGRKKLNAQLIISLTKEIDRLKTEVIWTPRDPSALAEQLQDRMCKGLYSRPQIIDLVSILDLKRKEDQQVNSQGLLSSNVLLEQASLQESTHYLRSQGELYEQGCQDLQEKLLMSEATVKIQATQLEQYQALFSASSKPSSATASHGTKKKPGSIPTTMISSQKPPKDTSQVDAHGHVLDHSLLKGESRTSKIYPCLRTQLNSTCSNLLSSIWLQ; encoded by the exons ATGGCggtgtctcttctttcttctctg TATGTCAAAGAAGCTTTAGAGAAAAGCATGGGGAGTCAGAATACCCAGCATTCTAATCTAACTCCTACTTACCCATCACAAGGAGACAAGAACTGTGGCCTTGAGGAGAAAATAATCTGCCGGAAGGCAGAGATCCATCAGCTCCTGGAACAGAAGAGAAAAGCTGAAGGGGAACTGAAGGATCTGAAAGCCCAGCTTGAGGAAGCAGGATTCTCCTCTGTTTCCCATATCAG GAACACCTTGCTGAGTGTGTACTTGGAGAATGTGGAGCTGAAGGAGCAGATGGCAGAAGCAATGTCTGAAGCCCgaaaaatgaaggaagacaaggagaaggaggaaaactgGCTGGTGGAGGAGGCCAGAGGGGTTTTGAAGGAAGATAGTCAGTGTGCTGAGGTCAAAAACGCTCACAGGAAGCTCCAGAATGCCAATACCATGATCAGCCTTCTGAGACAACAACTGGTCCTGAACAGCAAAGAAGGGCGCAAGAAGTTGAATGCGCAGCTTATTATCAGCCTGACCAAGGAGATTGACCGTCTGAAGACGGAAGTCATTTGGACTCCTAGGGATCCCTCGGCTCTAGCAGAGCAACTTCAAGACAGAATGTGCAAAGGGCTGTATTCCAGACCCCAGATCATTGACCTTGTATCTATCCTTGACTTAAAACGCAAGGAAGACCAGCAG GTGAACAGCCAAGGGCTGCTCAGTAGCAATGTGTTACTAGAACAAGCTAGTCTGCAGGAGTCAACTCACTATCTCCGCTCCCAAGGGGAACTGTATGAACAAGGCTGCCAAGATCTCCAGGAGAAACTGCTCATGTCTGAAGCTACAGTCAAAATCCAGGCCACTCAGCTAGAGCAATACCAAGCCTTATTTT CTGCTTCATCTAAACCATCCTCTGCCACTGCATCTCATGGGACTAAGAAGAAACCTGGCAGCATCCCCACAACCATGATATCTTCTCAGAAACCCCCCAAGGATACCAGCCAAGTTGATGCCCATGGGCATGTGTTGGACCACAGCCTTCTGAAGGGGGAAAGCAGAACATCAAAAATCTACCCTTGCCTCAGAACTCAATTGAACTCTACCTGTTCAAATCTGCTTTCTTCCATTTGGCTTCAATAA